ATATCCAGGATCTCCTCCCGGGAGAGGGCCTTGCCCGGATTTTCCATGAACACCTTCATGATGGAATACTCCACCTGGGTCAGCTTGATTCGCTGGCCGTTCTTCTCCAGCGTCCGGTTGCGGGTGTTCAGCAGGAAGGGATCCTGCCGAATCTCCCCGGTCTGGGGGATCTCCTCTCCGCCGGCCCGGCGGAACAGGGCGTCCACACGGGCGGTAAGCTCTGCCGGGGAGAAGGGCTTGGTCACATAGTCGTCGGCGCCGGTCATCAGTCCCGTCACCTTGTCCATCTCCTGGGAACGGGCGGTGAGCATGATGATACCGATTTTGGTGTTGGTGGCCCGGATGCGGCGGCAGACCTCAAAACCGTCGATCCCCGGCAGCATGATGTCCAGCAGCGCCACCCGGGTATCGGGGTTCTCCTTCAGCTTGTCCAGTGCCTCTTCGCCGGTCTCCGCCTCAATGACGTCGTACCCGGCACGGCGCAGGTTGATGACGATAAAGCTGCGGATGCTGGACTCATCCTCCAGCACCATTACTTTTTTCATTCGGCATACCGTCCTTTCTTCTCTGTCAGCTGTCGCCGGCGGACCACTCCGTGGTGATCAGGCTGAACGCCTCCCGCACCTCGTCTTCCGTCAGGCCGTATT
This DNA window, taken from Dysosmobacter welbionis, encodes the following:
- a CDS encoding response regulator transcription factor, which gives rise to MKKVMVLEDESSIRSFIVINLRRAGYDVIEAETGEEALDKLKENPDTRVALLDIMLPGIDGFEVCRRIRATNTKIGIIMLTARSQEMDKVTGLMTGADDYVTKPFSPAELTARVDALFRRAGGEEIPQTGEIRQDPFLLNTRNRTLEKNGQRIKLTQVEYSIMKVFMENPGKALSREEILDMVWGRDYFGELKIVDVNIRRLRLKIEDNVQNPTYITTVWGYGYKWGF